CGTACGAGGCCTCGTCGGCGAGTCCCTCGGCGATGACGGGTTCGAGCAGCTCGGTGTAGAACACGTCGAGGTCGCGGGCGTCGCCGAAGCGGTTGGCATTGTCCCGCAGGCGCGCGTTCCACTGGCCGGCGAACTCGGCAGGCAGCGCAGGTGCAAAAAGCTTGATCAGGGCCCGCAGGCGGCGCAGTGCGACGCGCAACTGATGGATGAAGTCCGGAGGAATCGCGTCCGCGTCATCGATCGACAGTGCCGCTGCGGCGTTGGCCTGCCACTGGCGTACGCAGGCGAAGGCGAGGCTGCGAAAGGCTTCGACCACGTTCTGCCCGGCTTCGAGCGTCGATGGCTCGGCGCGTGCGGCTTCGAGCGGTGTGCCGAGGAACAGGCGGTAGCCGCGTTCCGCCTTGGAAATGTCGGCCGGCATCAGCGGCAGGGTCTGTGCAAGTTCGCAGGCGAGAGCGAAGAGATCGGCCGGCTGTCCCTGTTCCAGCTCGAGCTCCAGCTCGCAGATCGGCGCCTGTCGCGCGATGCCGTCGGGCGTGGTCACGCTCACCTCGCCCTGGTCGATCATCAGCAGGATGCTGACGCCTTCGCGCGGGCTCAGGCGACGCGTTTCACGGCGAAAGCGGGTGGTGAATACCGGCACCAAGGCGTCGGCATGGCGCGCGAGCAGTTTGGCGGCCTCAGGCACGTCCACCTGCGAGAAATCGAAACTGCCCGAGTAGGGCTGCTCCCATTCGGGGCGCTGCGACAGGCCGCCGCTCGACACCGCGGCGCACTTCACCGTCTGCAGCCAGATGCGTCCCTGGCGGCGGGTGCGCAGCGCGACCTTGCGCGCCTTGAGCTGGAGTTCGGGTGTGTCGTAATACGTGTTGTCGAGGGTGACGGCATTGCCGAGCTTCTCGGCGCCGGCCAGCAGGGGATGGCGGCGCAGCGCAGGCAGCGCGGATCTTGGCAGTGCGAGCTTCAGCTCGATTTCGTGGCTCATGACGCTTTTCCCCCGGCAGGGGACTCGATGGAGGGCGGCTTGATTCTAGTCGCCCGCTTCCGGCGCGTCA
This genomic window from Thauera humireducens contains:
- a CDS encoding CYTH and CHAD domain-containing protein, whose product is MSHEIELKLALPRSALPALRRHPLLAGAEKLGNAVTLDNTYYDTPELQLKARKVALRTRRQGRIWLQTVKCAAVSSGGLSQRPEWEQPYSGSFDFSQVDVPEAAKLLARHADALVPVFTTRFRRETRRLSPREGVSILLMIDQGEVSVTTPDGIARQAPICELELELEQGQPADLFALACELAQTLPLMPADISKAERGYRLFLGTPLEAARAEPSTLEAGQNVVEAFRSLAFACVRQWQANAAAALSIDDADAIPPDFIHQLRVALRRLRALIKLFAPALPAEFAGQWNARLRDNANRFGDARDLDVFYTELLEPVIAEGLADEASYAGLLQTVARAREHARHAAAQALDTAMQGRLLLELSAELLQLPGGSLVAAADLRTFARLRMARLRKRARRQFDAASTLEPTRLHVLRIGFKQLRYGIEFFAPLFPHKAVARYQEGLVRAQGTLGFLQDVDIARGRLRAWSQTDPSLQAAAAFVLGWHAPRYARLRRRVLHDCEPLLWGKAPW